A stretch of Cicer arietinum cultivar CDC Frontier isolate Library 1 chromosome 5, Cicar.CDCFrontier_v2.0, whole genome shotgun sequence DNA encodes these proteins:
- the LOC101490065 gene encoding GDP-mannose transporter GONST2: MSSDYKLDIASTHESEEPGLSNTIDSNLSLDEKGKTVHTTFNGIHQQGKLSMNNFTTNYAERRALYDRFLKGNKATNDDNAGIHVDEEERYRLHGSAKKKSGPLISGTAYCISSCSMIMLNKIVLSSYNFNAGISLMFYQNFISTLVVVLLALCGRVSVEKLSWKLVRVWMPVNVIFIAMLLSGMYSLKYINIAMVTILKNVTNILTAIGELYLFRKRQNSKVWTAMFVMIISAISGGITDLSFDAVGYAWQIMNCVLTASYSLTLRWVMDEAKKSTKSGSLNEVSMVLLNNLLSLPFAIVMIFLFHEWDYVIHADVVKLPAFWFVATASGFLGLSISFTSMWFLHQTSPTTYSLVGSLNKIPISIAGLLVFKVPLSVSNLFSILFGLFAGVLFARAKMS; the protein is encoded by the exons ATGTCATCTGATTATAAGTTAGACATTGCTAGTACTCATGAGTCAGAAGAGCCAGGTTTAAGCAACACTATAGATTCAAACCTATCACTAGATGAAAAGGGTAAGACAGTGCACACAACTTTCAATGGAATTCATCAGCAAGGAAAGTTGTCAATGAACAACTTCACAACAAATTATGCAGAGCGAAGAGCTTTGTATGATAG ATTTCTGAAAGGAAATAAAGCTACGAATGATGATAATGCTGGTATTCATGTTGATGAGGAGGAAAGGTATCGATTACATGGATCGGCTAAGAAGAAATCTGGACCACTTATCTCTGGAACAGCTTACTGTATTTCCTCTTGCAGCATGATAATGCTGAACAAAATTGttttatcaagttataatttcaaTGCAGGAATATCATTGATGTTTTATCAA AACTTTATCAGTACTCTAGTTGTTGTTCTATTAGCTCTCTGTGGCAGAGTTTCAGTTGAAAAGCTCAGCTGGAAGCTGGTTAGGGTGTGGATGCCAGTAAATGTGATATTTATTGCCATGCTTCTCTCAGGCATGTATAG tttgaAATACATAAACATTGCAATGGTGACAATTCTCAAGAATGTGACTAATATCTTAACAGCAATAGGAGAATTATATTTATTCCGTAAACGTCAGAATTCCAAAGTGTGGACTGCAATGTTTGTGATG ATTATCTCTGCTATCAGTGGTGGTATTACAGATCTCTCCTTCGACGCAGTCGGTTATGCATGGCAGATTATGAATTGTGTTCTTACTGCAAGTTATTCG CTTACCCTCAGGTGGGTCATGGATGAAGCGAAAAAGTCGACAAAATCAGGTTCACTTAATGAAGTGTCGATGGTGTTGCTCAACAATTTATTGTCTTTACCTTTTGCCATCGTCATGATATTCCTTTTTCATGAGTGGGATTATGTAATACACGC CGACGTAGTTAAACTGCCGGCATTTTGGTTTGTTGCAACAGCTAGTGGATTTCTTGGACTTTCCATCAGCTTTACCTCAATGTGGTTCTTACATCAAACTAGCCCTACAACATATAG TCTTGTAGGTTCCTTAAACAAGATTCCAATCTCTATTGCTGGACTGTTAGTGTTCAAAGTTCCTCTGAGTGTATCAAATTTATTCAGCATTTTATTTG GTCTCTTTGCTGGTGTATTATTTGCAAGAGCCAAGATGTCTTAA